CACGCTGGAGCGGCGGATCGAGATGCTGGCCTCGCACCTCGGCTTCTCGCACGAGGACATGGGCCGCGCGCTCGGGAGCCTCTCGGGCGGCGAGCGCGGGCGTCTGCACCTCGGCGTGGCGCTGGCGAACGAGCCGGATCTGATCCTGCTCGACGAGCCGACGAATCACCTCGACATCGAGACGATCTCGTGGCTGGAGCGGCACCTCGCGGGGCTCTCGAGCGCGATGCTGGTGGTCTCGCACGATCGCGCGTTCCTCGACGCGCTCTGCCCGATCACGATGGAGCTCGGGCGGCGGAGCTTCCGCGTGTATCCGCTCTCGTACTCGCGGTACGCGGAGGCGCGAGAGGAGGACCTCGAGCGCGAGCGCGAGCTGGCGGAGCGACAGGAGGCGTTCGTCGCGAAGACCGAGGAGTTCATCCGGCGCAACATCGCGGGGCAGAAGACGAAGCAGGCGCAGAGCCGGCGGAAGATGCTCGACAAGCTGGAGACGATCGACCGGCCGGAGGACGTGTGGGCGCGCGCGGAGAAGGTGGCCTTCCGCTTCGTGCAGGCGCCGCGCAGCGGGGACATCGTGCTCGACGCGCGGGGGCTCGCGGCGGAGCGAGGCGGTCGGCAGCTCTTCTCGGGCTTCGATCTGCTCGTGCGGCGCGGCGAGCGGATCGGGGTCCTCGGGCCGAACGGGTGTGGCAAGTCGACGCTCTTGAAGATCCTCGCGGGCCGCGGCGCGGAGGAGGACGAGGGCGAGGTCAAGCGCGGGACGAACCTCTGCGAGGGATACTTCGATCAGCACCTCGGCTCGCTCGATCCGAACAAGACGGCGGTCGACGAGATCCGCAGCGTGCGCGGGGACATGAACGTGGACGCCGCGCGGCAGTACCTCGCGCGGTTCCGGTTCTACGGCGACGACACGTTGCGGAAAGTCGAAGGCTTCTCCGGAGGAGAACGCAGCCGCCTCGCCCTCGGAAAGCTCCTGCTCGAGCCGCGCAACCTCCTGTTCCTCGACGAACCGACGAACCACCTCGACATCCCGGCGGCGGAGATCCTCGAGGAGGCGCTCGCGAGCTTCGAGGGATCGGTGCTGCTCGTCTCGCACGATCGCCGCTTCCTCGACGCGGTGACCACGCGGATCTGCGCGTTCTCGGGCGGCAAGATCGAGCTCTTCCCCGGCGGATACCGTGACTTCCAGGCGAGTTTGTCCCGGCCGAGCGTCGCGCCCGAGGAGGACGGCGAGGCGAACGGGGACGAGCGGTCCCTGGAGGACGGACGATCGAAGCGCGCGGTGAAGCGGAGCGCGTCGACGGTGCTGACGCAGGCGAAGGGGCCGGAGTCGCCGCTCGACAAGAAGCGCGCGTTCGAGGCGGAGAAGGCGGCGTCGCGGGCGCTCGAGCGGAAACGAAAACGCGTGAAGGAGCTCGAGGAGGAGATCGCGAAGGGCGAGGCCGAGCTCGGGCGCATGCGCGAGGCGCTGAAGGGGGACCCGGGCGGCGACTGGGAGAAACTCGCGAAGATGGTGGCCGAGGAGCAAGCGCTCGCGAAGCGCGTGGACGCGGCGATGACGGAGTGGATGACGCTCGGCGAGGAGCTCGCGGCCGAGGACGTGCAGCAAGGGAGGACGGCGTGAAGCGCGCGGCGCTCCTGGCGATGATCGCGCTCGTGACGCTGCAAAGCGCGGCCGCGTGCTCGAACAAGAAGGAAGACGACGGCACGACGCCGCTCGCGACGACGGAGGAGCTGCCGGCGCTCGTGATCCGCGACGACACGCCGAACCTCCTGCTCACGTGGATCGACGAGAAGGGCGACATGCACGTCGAGCTCGAGCCCGCGGGCGTGCCGGCGGAAGGTCGAGCCCTCGTGCGGGTCGTGGTGAGCGACCGCGAGGAGGGCACGAAGGGCCTGTTTTACGTCGCCGATCTGACGAAGAAGCGCGAGGACGGGACGTACGCGGCGCGGACGATGACGCGGCGCGCCTGGGAGGCCGAGGTGGAGAAGCGGCGGAGCGCGTACCTCGCGAAGATCGCCCCGCCGCCGCCGCCGCCGCCCTCGCCGAGCAGCGCGCCGAGCGGGACGCAGGGGCCGAAGCCGATGCAACAGCCGCCCGTCACGAGCTCCGACCTGACCGTGATCATCTACGGCGCGGACTGGTGCAAACCCTGCCACCAGGCCGAAGATTATTTGCGCTCCAAGGGAGTGCGGGTCGTGAAGAAGGACGTGGAGGAGAGCCCCGAGGCCGCCGTCGAGATGCGCGACAAGCTCGAGAAGTCGGGCCAGCGCGGCGGCAGCATCCCGGTCATCGACATTCGCGGGCAGATCCTCGTGGGCTTCAGCACCCGCGCCGTCGACCGCGCGCTCGCGAAGGCCTCGTCGGGCACCGCGCTCTGACTGCGGCGGAGGGCGGAGATCGTCGCCCATCGCGTGCGCCCACGTTGCCCTCGCCAGGCGCCGGGCGTATACGAGCGGCCCCCCCGCAAGCCGGACCCGAAAGCGGGGACTTTCAGGAGCGAACTCCATGATCGACGTAGTCATGCCCCAGCTCGGCGAGAGCGTGGCCGAGGGGACGGTGTCCAAGTGGCTCGTGCGTGTTGGTGACTTCGTGACCCGGGAGCAGCCGCTCCTGGAGGTCTCGACGGACAAGGCCGACACCGAGGTCCCCGCGCCTGCAGCGGGGCGGGTCACGGAGATCGCGGCGCCCGTAGGGGCGGTGATCGCAAAAGGCGGGCTGCTCTGCCGCATCGACGAGACGGCGACGGCCAGCCAAGAGCCTCCGCGCCCCGTCCAGCCCGTGCCGGCCGCCGCGCTGCAGGAGACGAAGGCCGCGGAGCCCGCCGGGCAGCCGCTCGGTTCGCCCTCGACGCGCAAGCTCGCGCGTGAAGAAGGCGTCGACCTGAGCCAGGTGCAAGGGACGGGCGAGCGCGGGCGAATCACGCACGAGGACGTGCGCCGCGTGGCCCACGCGACGCCTCCGCCTGCGCCCGCCGCGCCTCCGCCGGCCCCCGCGGCGATGCCCGCGCAGCCGGTCGCGGCCGCGCCGGGGCTCGCGCAGCTCATCCAGGCGGGCGGCGGGTTCGTCCCGCCGATCCCGGGCGTCGGGTACGGCGCGTACAAGGTGCCGCCGTACACGCCGCGGCCGGGCGACGAGGTGATCCCGTTCTCGCGCCGCCGCCGCATCACGGCGGATCACATGGCCTACTCGAAGGTCACGTCGCCGCACGTGGTGACGGTGGCCGAGATCGATCTGCACGCGACCACGAAGCTGCGCGAGCAGCACAAGGATCGCTTCAAGAAGGAAGGCGTGCCGCTCACGTTCCTCGCCTTCATCTGCGCCGCGACGGTCCGGGCGCTGCGCGAGCATCCGCATCTGAACGCGCGCGTGCTCGACAACTCGTTCGTCGTGCTGAAGGACATCAACCTCGGCGTCGCGGTCGAGACGCCGGGCGGGTTGCTCGTGCCGAGCATCAAGCACGCCGATCAGCTCTCGCTGCGCGGCATCGCGGCGCAGATCGACGAGCTCGCGACGCGCGCGCGGGCGGGCAAGACCACGGCAGACGACCTCGCCGGCACGACGTTCACCGTCTCGAACCCGGGCCTGAAGGGCAACCTCTTCGGCGGCGCGATCATCTCGCAGCCGAACGTGGGCATCTTGCGCATGGGCGAGATCAAGAAGCGGCCCGTCGTGGTCACGCGCGACGGCGAGGACGTCATCGCCATCCACCCGGTGATGTACATGGCGCTCTCGTACGATCACCGTATCGTGGACGGCGTGCTCGCAAACTCGTTCCTCTGGCGCGTCGCTGATCTCTTGAGCCGCGGGGAGTTCGAAGTCGGATGACCGTCGCCACCACGAAACCCGAGGGCCACCGCCCGCTCGCCGAGGTCGATCCCGAGATCGCCGAGCTCATCCGCAAGGAGGAGCGCGCGGAGTCGGACACGATCCGGCTCATCGCGAGCGAGAACTACGTCTCGCGCGCGGTGCTCGAGGCGACGGGGTCGGTCCTGACGAACAAGTACTCCGAGGGTTACCCGCAGAAGCGGTACTACGAGGGCCAGCAGCAGATCGACGTGGTCGAAGAGCTCGCCCGCGGCCGCATGAAGCAGGTCTTCGGGGCCGATCACGTCAACGTGCAGCCGTACTCGGGCAGCCCGGCGAACCTCGCCGTCTACCTCGCGTTCGTGAAGCCCGGCGAGACGATCATGGGCCTCGGGTTGCCCGCGGGCGGGCACCTGACCCACGGCTGGACGGTCAGCATCACGGGCAAGTTCTTCACGAGCGTGCCGTACGGCGTGCGCGCGGACGATCACCGCATCGACATGGACCAGGTCCGCGAGCTCGCCCAGAAGCACCGGCCGAAGCTCATCTGGTGCGGCACGACGGCGTACCCGCGCACGATCGACTTCCCCGCGTTCCGCGCCATCGCGGACGAGGTGGGCGCGATCCTCGCGGCCGACATCGCGCACATCGCGGGGCTCGTCGCGGGCGGGGCGCATCCGTCGCCGATCGGGATCGCGGACGTCGTGACGATGACGACGCACAAGACGTTCCGCGGCCCGCGCGGCGCGGCCATCCTCTGCAAGTCCGAGCACGCCGCGGCGATCGATCGCGCGGTGTTCCCGGGCCTGCAGGGCGGCCCGCACAACCACACGACGGCCGCGATCGCGGTCGCCGCGAAGGAGGCGATGGAGCCGTCGTTCAAGCAGTACGCGGCGCGCGTGGTGGAGAACGCGCGCGTGCTCGGCGAGGCGCTCGTGGCGAAGGGCTTCCGCCTGATCACGGGCGGCACGGACAACCACCTCCTGCTCGTCGACATGACGCCGAAGAACATCGGCGGGAAGCCCTACGCGAAGGCCCTCGATCGCGCCGGGCTCGTGGGCAACTACAACGCGATCCCGAACGATCCGCGCAAGCCCATGGATCCCTCGGGCATCCGCATCGGCACGCCGTCGATCTCGTCGCGCGGCATGGGCCCGAAGGAGATGGAGCGGATCGCGGCGTGG
This DNA window, taken from Polyangium spumosum, encodes the following:
- the glyA gene encoding serine hydroxymethyltransferase, with translation MTVATTKPEGHRPLAEVDPEIAELIRKEERAESDTIRLIASENYVSRAVLEATGSVLTNKYSEGYPQKRYYEGQQQIDVVEELARGRMKQVFGADHVNVQPYSGSPANLAVYLAFVKPGETIMGLGLPAGGHLTHGWTVSITGKFFTSVPYGVRADDHRIDMDQVRELAQKHRPKLIWCGTTAYPRTIDFPAFRAIADEVGAILAADIAHIAGLVAGGAHPSPIGIADVVTMTTHKTFRGPRGAAILCKSEHAAAIDRAVFPGLQGGPHNHTTAAIAVAAKEAMEPSFKQYAARVVENARVLGEALVAKGFRLITGGTDNHLLLVDMTPKNIGGKPYAKALDRAGLVGNYNAIPNDPRKPMDPSGIRIGTPSISSRGMGPKEMERIAAWMAEVADHPQDEARLARIAGEVKELCQSFPAPGILS
- a CDS encoding dihydrolipoamide acetyltransferase family protein, whose amino-acid sequence is MIDVVMPQLGESVAEGTVSKWLVRVGDFVTREQPLLEVSTDKADTEVPAPAAGRVTEIAAPVGAVIAKGGLLCRIDETATASQEPPRPVQPVPAAALQETKAAEPAGQPLGSPSTRKLAREEGVDLSQVQGTGERGRITHEDVRRVAHATPPPAPAAPPPAPAAMPAQPVAAAPGLAQLIQAGGGFVPPIPGVGYGAYKVPPYTPRPGDEVIPFSRRRRITADHMAYSKVTSPHVVTVAEIDLHATTKLREQHKDRFKKEGVPLTFLAFICAATVRALREHPHLNARVLDNSFVVLKDINLGVAVETPGGLLVPSIKHADQLSLRGIAAQIDELATRARAGKTTADDLAGTTFTVSNPGLKGNLFGGAIISQPNVGILRMGEIKKRPVVVTRDGEDVIAIHPVMYMALSYDHRIVDGVLANSFLWRVADLLSRGEFEVG
- a CDS encoding ABC-F family ATP-binding cassette domain-containing protein, whose protein sequence is MTVLQVSGLGFGYGANQLFQGVTFSIALGERAALVAPNGAGKSTLLRLIARELVPDAGSVVIKRGTRVAYVRQSHELPKVGTVLEAFLSGFEEILGLRRELDEASHAAASGTKEALDRLANVTDRYHLAGGDTLERRIEMLASHLGFSHEDMGRALGSLSGGERGRLHLGVALANEPDLILLDEPTNHLDIETISWLERHLAGLSSAMLVVSHDRAFLDALCPITMELGRRSFRVYPLSYSRYAEAREEDLERERELAERQEAFVAKTEEFIRRNIAGQKTKQAQSRRKMLDKLETIDRPEDVWARAEKVAFRFVQAPRSGDIVLDARGLAAERGGRQLFSGFDLLVRRGERIGVLGPNGCGKSTLLKILAGRGAEEDEGEVKRGTNLCEGYFDQHLGSLDPNKTAVDEIRSVRGDMNVDAARQYLARFRFYGDDTLRKVEGFSGGERSRLALGKLLLEPRNLLFLDEPTNHLDIPAAEILEEALASFEGSVLLVSHDRRFLDAVTTRICAFSGGKIELFPGGYRDFQASLSRPSVAPEEDGEANGDERSLEDGRSKRAVKRSASTVLTQAKGPESPLDKKRAFEAEKAASRALERKRKRVKELEEEIAKGEAELGRMREALKGDPGGDWEKLAKMVAEEQALAKRVDAAMTEWMTLGEELAAEDVQQGRTA
- a CDS encoding glutaredoxin family protein, with product MKRAALLAMIALVTLQSAAACSNKKEDDGTTPLATTEELPALVIRDDTPNLLLTWIDEKGDMHVELEPAGVPAEGRALVRVVVSDREEGTKGLFYVADLTKKREDGTYAARTMTRRAWEAEVEKRRSAYLAKIAPPPPPPPSPSSAPSGTQGPKPMQQPPVTSSDLTVIIYGADWCKPCHQAEDYLRSKGVRVVKKDVEESPEAAVEMRDKLEKSGQRGGSIPVIDIRGQILVGFSTRAVDRALAKASSGTAL